One window of Aliarcobacter lanthieri genomic DNA carries:
- the frr gene encoding ribosome recycling factor has product MLEEIYSQTKEQMDKSIESLKRDYKTLRTGKVNVNILDNIKVDYYGTPTDLSQVGSVLATDATTITISPWEKNLLGTIEKAIQTANIGVNPNNNGEVIKLFFPPMTVEQRQETAKQAKTMTDNAKVAIRNIRQNANTKIKNLLKDKEITEDDSKKAQDEVQKITDSYVAKADETLKTKEKEILTV; this is encoded by the coding sequence ATGTTAGAGGAAATTTATTCACAAACTAAAGAACAAATGGATAAGTCTATTGAATCTTTAAAAAGAGATTACAAAACTTTACGAACAGGTAAAGTAAATGTAAATATTTTAGATAATATAAAAGTTGATTACTATGGAACACCAACAGATTTAAGTCAAGTGGGTTCTGTTTTAGCAACTGATGCAACTACAATAACTATAAGTCCTTGGGAAAAAAATCTTTTGGGAACTATAGAAAAAGCTATCCAAACTGCAAATATTGGAGTAAATCCAAATAATAATGGAGAAGTAATCAAATTATTTTTCCCACCAATGACTGTTGAACAAAGACAAGAAACAGCAAAACAAGCAAAAACTATGACTGATAATGCAAAAGTTGCTATTAGAAATATTAGACAAAATGCAAATACAAAAATTAAAAATCTTTTAAAAGATAAAGAAATTACAGAAGATGATAGTAAAAAAGCACAGGATGAAGTTCAAAAAATAACTGATAGTTATGTAGCAAAAGCTGATGAAACTTTAAAAACTAAAGAGAAAGAGATTTTAACGGTATAA
- the secG gene encoding preprotein translocase subunit SecG: MTSTLLIVQFVLAVLIVIVVLLQKSSSIGLGAYSGSNESLFGAKGPANFLTKATMFLGLLFVLNTLFLGYTYNQERNKSAIDKIKPELLIPASPTTENQAPIAPETNIPNKAE; encoded by the coding sequence ATGACATCTACACTTTTAATCGTTCAATTTGTTTTAGCTGTACTAATTGTAATAGTTGTATTACTTCAAAAAAGCTCAAGTATTGGTTTAGGAGCTTATAGTGGAAGTAATGAATCTCTATTTGGAGCTAAAGGTCCTGCAAACTTTTTAACAAAAGCAACAATGTTTTTAGGGCTACTGTTTGTGTTAAACACACTGTTTTTAGGATATACATATAATCAAGAGAGAAATAAAAGTGCTATTGATAAAATCAAACCTGAACTTTTAATTCCAGCAAGTCCAACTACGGAAAACCAAGCTCCTATTGCACCTGAAACAAATATACCAAATAAAGCAGAATAA